One Cellulomonas sp. Y8 DNA segment encodes these proteins:
- a CDS encoding nuclear transport factor 2 family protein, whose amino-acid sequence MDRADVMGWVAAYERAWREDDAGSLGTLFTDGVRYLRSPYEPALEGLAAVQEFWPDPTPFTLDAQVVAVEGADAVVRAEVRYGGDEPQEYRDLWVLRFAAGGRAEHFEEWAYWPGKSFTASDG is encoded by the coding sequence ATGGACCGCGCCGACGTCATGGGCTGGGTCGCCGCCTACGAGCGGGCGTGGCGGGAGGACGACGCCGGGTCGCTCGGCACGCTGTTCACCGACGGCGTGCGGTACCTGCGCTCGCCCTACGAGCCGGCGCTCGAGGGGCTGGCGGCGGTGCAGGAGTTCTGGCCCGACCCGACCCCGTTCACGCTGGACGCGCAGGTAGTCGCCGTCGAGGGCGCGGACGCCGTCGTGCGCGCGGAGGTGCGGTACGGCGGCGACGAGCCGCAGGAGTACCGGGACCTGTGGGTGCTGCGGTTCGCCGCCGGCGGACGGGCCGAGCACTTCGAGGAGTGGGCGTACTGGCCGGGGAAGTCGTTCACCGCGAGCGACGGCTGA
- a CDS encoding alpha/beta hydrolase: MPTRAIVFHGTGGNPENVWYPWLADRLEARGYAVERPAYPALNVEPVATFLPRVLAAHRFDADTVLVGHSGGAALLLALLEHLDAPVAQAVLVAGYWRRPDDAEEPVLQETYDWDRIRAHAGDLVYVNSVVDPYGCDATQGRELLDRLGGTLVVRDDGHFGDWDQPYPEFGLLERLVL; the protein is encoded by the coding sequence ATGCCCACGCGCGCGATCGTGTTCCACGGCACCGGCGGCAACCCCGAGAACGTCTGGTACCCGTGGCTGGCCGACCGGTTGGAGGCCCGCGGCTACGCCGTCGAGCGCCCCGCGTACCCGGCGCTCAACGTGGAGCCCGTCGCGACGTTCCTGCCGCGGGTGCTCGCGGCGCACCGGTTCGACGCCGACACCGTCCTGGTCGGGCACTCCGGGGGAGCGGCGCTGCTGCTGGCCCTGCTGGAGCACCTGGACGCCCCCGTGGCGCAGGCGGTGCTGGTCGCGGGGTACTGGCGGCGGCCGGACGACGCCGAGGAGCCGGTGCTGCAGGAGACGTACGACTGGGACCGGATCCGCGCGCACGCCGGCGACCTGGTCTACGTGAACTCGGTGGTCGACCCGTACGGCTGCGACGCGACCCAGGGGCGCGAGCTCCTCGACCGGCTGGGCGGCACCCTCGTCGTCCGCGACGACGGGCACTTCGGGGACTGGGACCAGCCCTACCCGGAGTTCGGCCTGCTGGAGCGTCTGGTGCTCTGA
- a CDS encoding glycoside hydrolase family 3 N-terminal domain-containing protein — translation MPVVSDRVRDLHARMTLEEKLAQLVGYWLDQNGTVAPMQSEMAAGQKDSGQLPEITRHGLGHYTRVYGTRPVDPVERAAWLWAEQRRLQRETRLGIPALVHEECLTGLAAWQAATYPTPLAWGASFDPELVQEAARAIGDSMRELGIHQGLAPVLDVVGDPRWGRVDECIGEDPYLVGTIGTAYVRGLQEAGVHATLKHFVGYSASAAGRNHAPVSAGPRELLDVYLPPFEMAVRDGGARSVMNSYVDVDGVPLAASAEYLTDLLREQWGFDGVVVADYFAVAFLEVMHRVAADRGEAAALALEAGIDVELPTGDAYLEPLIERLRAGLTDERLVDRAVLRVLAQKEELGLLDPDAFADEPPAEVDLDSPRQRELARRLAQESVVLLANDGVLPLPPAGAPGAPRRVAVVGPNADRPEALMGCYSFANHVLAHHPGVPLGFEIRSVREALAAAFAGGTDGADGAEVVHAEGCAVEGDDTSGFAAAVEAATGADVAVVVVGDQAGLFGRGTVGEGNDAESLELPGVQRQLVEALVATGTPVVLVLLTGRPYAIGWALDGEGPRPAAVLQAFFPGEGGGDAIADVVTGAVNPSGRLPVSLPRSAGTQPYRYLHPVLGGPSDVTSTDPTPVRPFGFGLGFTDFAYGDLAVDPSVDSAGSFEAAVTVTNVGAVAGTETVQLYGHDVVATVTRPVAQLLGYARVDLAPGESRRVTFRVPTTRLAFADRRLTRVVEPGDVQVWVASHAEAAARSAEVAGTNGAIRMARARAERAVAGTATERRAVAVTGGVHEVTAADPRVVEVKVTAP, via the coding sequence ATGCCCGTCGTCTCCGACCGGGTCCGCGACCTGCACGCCCGGATGACGCTCGAGGAGAAGCTGGCCCAGCTGGTCGGCTACTGGCTCGACCAGAACGGCACCGTCGCCCCGATGCAGTCCGAGATGGCCGCGGGCCAGAAGGACTCCGGGCAGCTGCCGGAGATCACCCGGCACGGCCTGGGCCACTACACCCGGGTGTACGGCACCCGCCCGGTCGACCCGGTGGAGCGCGCCGCCTGGCTCTGGGCGGAGCAGCGACGGCTGCAGCGGGAGACCCGGCTCGGCATCCCCGCGCTGGTGCACGAGGAGTGCCTGACCGGCCTCGCCGCCTGGCAGGCCGCGACCTACCCGACCCCGCTGGCGTGGGGCGCGTCGTTCGACCCCGAGCTGGTGCAGGAGGCCGCCCGGGCGATCGGCGACTCGATGCGCGAGCTCGGGATCCACCAGGGCCTGGCGCCGGTGCTCGACGTGGTCGGCGACCCGCGGTGGGGCCGCGTCGACGAGTGCATCGGCGAGGACCCGTACCTGGTCGGCACCATCGGCACCGCCTACGTGCGCGGGCTCCAGGAGGCGGGGGTGCACGCCACCCTCAAGCACTTCGTGGGCTACTCGGCGTCGGCGGCCGGCCGGAACCACGCCCCGGTGAGCGCCGGGCCGCGGGAGCTGCTCGACGTGTACCTGCCGCCGTTCGAGATGGCGGTCCGGGACGGCGGCGCCCGCTCGGTGATGAACTCCTACGTCGACGTGGACGGCGTCCCGCTGGCGGCGAGCGCCGAGTACCTCACGGACCTGCTGCGCGAGCAGTGGGGCTTCGACGGCGTCGTGGTCGCCGACTACTTCGCCGTGGCGTTCCTCGAGGTCATGCACCGGGTCGCGGCCGACCGCGGCGAGGCGGCGGCGCTGGCCCTGGAGGCCGGCATCGACGTCGAGCTGCCGACCGGCGACGCGTACCTGGAGCCGCTGATCGAGCGGCTGCGCGCGGGCCTGACCGACGAGCGGCTGGTCGACCGCGCCGTGCTCCGGGTGCTGGCGCAGAAGGAGGAGCTCGGCCTGCTGGACCCGGACGCGTTCGCGGACGAGCCGCCGGCCGAGGTCGACCTCGACTCGCCCCGGCAGCGCGAGCTCGCGCGGCGGCTGGCGCAGGAGTCGGTGGTGCTGCTGGCGAACGACGGCGTGCTGCCGCTCCCGCCCGCGGGCGCCCCGGGTGCACCACGACGGGTCGCCGTCGTCGGCCCGAACGCCGACCGGCCCGAGGCGCTGATGGGCTGCTACTCGTTCGCGAACCACGTGCTCGCGCACCACCCCGGTGTGCCGCTGGGCTTCGAGATCCGCAGCGTGCGCGAGGCGCTCGCGGCGGCGTTCGCGGGCGGAACCGACGGCGCCGACGGCGCCGAGGTCGTGCACGCCGAGGGCTGCGCCGTGGAGGGCGACGACACCTCCGGCTTCGCGGCGGCGGTCGAGGCGGCGACGGGCGCCGACGTGGCGGTCGTCGTGGTCGGCGACCAGGCCGGGCTGTTCGGCCGCGGCACCGTCGGCGAGGGCAACGACGCCGAGTCCCTGGAGCTCCCCGGCGTGCAGCGGCAGCTGGTCGAGGCCCTGGTGGCGACCGGCACCCCGGTCGTGCTGGTGCTGCTGACCGGCCGCCCGTACGCGATCGGCTGGGCGCTGGACGGCGAGGGCCCCCGCCCGGCCGCGGTGCTGCAGGCGTTCTTCCCGGGCGAGGGCGGCGGCGACGCGATCGCCGACGTGGTCACCGGCGCGGTGAACCCGTCCGGCCGGCTGCCGGTGTCGCTGCCGCGGTCCGCGGGCACGCAGCCGTACCGCTACCTGCACCCGGTGCTCGGCGGGCCGTCCGACGTCACGTCGACCGACCCGACCCCGGTGCGGCCGTTCGGCTTCGGGCTCGGCTTCACCGACTTCGCGTACGGGGACCTCGCCGTGGACCCGTCCGTCGACTCGGCGGGCTCGTTCGAGGCCGCGGTGACCGTGACGAACGTCGGTGCGGTCGCCGGCACGGAGACCGTCCAGCTGTACGGCCACGACGTCGTCGCGACGGTGACCCGCCCGGTCGCGCAGCTGCTCGGCTACGCGCGGGTCGACCTCGCGCCGGGGGAGTCGCGCCGCGTGACGTTCCGGGTGCCGACGACGCGGCTCGCGTTCGCCGACCGCCGGCTGACCCGGGTGGTCGAGCCCGGCGACGTGCAGGTGTGGGTGGCGTCGCACGCCGAGGCGGCGGCCCGCTCGGCCGAGGTCGCCGGCACCAACGGCGCGATCCGGATGGCCCGCGCCCGCGCCGAGCGCGCGGTCGCCGGCACCGCCACGGAGCGTCGCGCGGTCGCCGTGACCGGCGGCGTGCACGAGGTGACCGCCGCCGACCCGCGCGTCGTCGAGGTGAAGGTCACCGCCCCGTGA
- a CDS encoding acetylxylan esterase: MFQDLPEPALWDHASALVEPADLDEFWARTLAESRRHDAPPVLVAEPTPLTTLDVWDVTFPGFGGDPVRAWYRRPAGVVGPLPVVVQYVGYGGGRGAPWENLLWASAGFAHLQMDTRGQGSGWSRGETPDPWGTGPQAPGVMTRGIEDPETYYYRRLLTDAVRAVDAARALPGVDPDRVAVVGGSQGGAMAIAAGALADVSAVVADVPFLCDVARAVGITDNRPFAEVVEYLRVHRGAEDRVLRTLSYVDGVGLARRGRAPARFSVALMDVIVPPSTVVAAHRAWGGPKELRVWRYNGHESGGPEQDREAVEFVARELGAGPH, translated from the coding sequence GTGTTCCAGGACCTGCCCGAGCCCGCCCTCTGGGACCACGCGAGCGCGCTGGTGGAGCCCGCCGACCTCGACGAGTTCTGGGCCCGCACCCTCGCGGAGAGCCGCCGGCACGACGCGCCGCCCGTGCTCGTCGCGGAGCCGACGCCGCTGACCACGCTCGACGTCTGGGACGTGACGTTCCCCGGCTTCGGCGGCGACCCGGTGCGCGCCTGGTACCGGCGGCCCGCCGGGGTCGTCGGCCCGCTGCCGGTCGTCGTGCAGTACGTCGGCTACGGCGGCGGCCGCGGCGCGCCGTGGGAGAACCTGCTGTGGGCGTCGGCCGGCTTCGCGCACCTGCAGATGGACACCCGCGGCCAGGGCTCCGGCTGGAGCCGCGGCGAGACGCCCGACCCGTGGGGCACCGGCCCGCAGGCGCCCGGCGTGATGACCCGGGGGATCGAGGACCCCGAGACCTACTACTACCGGCGGCTGCTCACCGACGCCGTGCGCGCCGTCGACGCGGCCCGCGCCCTGCCCGGCGTCGACCCGGACCGGGTGGCGGTGGTCGGCGGCAGCCAGGGCGGCGCGATGGCGATCGCGGCCGGCGCGCTCGCCGACGTCTCCGCCGTCGTCGCCGACGTGCCGTTCCTGTGCGACGTCGCCCGGGCCGTCGGGATCACCGACAACCGGCCGTTCGCGGAGGTGGTCGAGTACCTGCGGGTGCACCGCGGCGCGGAGGACCGGGTGCTGCGCACGCTGTCCTACGTGGACGGGGTCGGCCTCGCGCGGCGCGGGCGGGCCCCGGCGCGGTTCTCGGTCGCGCTGATGGACGTGATCGTGCCGCCGTCGACCGTCGTCGCGGCGCACCGCGCGTGGGGCGGGCCGAAGGAGCTGCGGGTCTGGCGGTACAACGGGCACGAGTCCGGCGGGCCGGAGCAGGACCGCGAGGCCGTCGAGTTCGTGGCGCGGGAGCTGGGCGCCGGGCCACACTGA
- a CDS encoding response regulator transcription factor — protein sequence MLDIDLPDGNGIALGVTLRRNQPDLGILLLSAHDAMDLLLDLPPDVAAGWSYLSKTSSTDAATLVAAVRAAAEGRTTLDPALLDRVAPRAGSAVSRLTDRQYAVLRLLAQGLSNAGIGEALRITEKSVQNHINGIYATLGIDADPSRNPRVTAALRLLEETGPVS from the coding sequence GTGCTCGACATCGACCTCCCCGACGGCAACGGCATCGCGCTGGGCGTGACGCTGCGCCGGAACCAGCCCGACCTCGGCATCCTGCTGCTGTCCGCGCACGACGCGATGGACCTGCTCCTCGACCTGCCCCCGGATGTCGCGGCCGGCTGGTCGTACCTGTCGAAGACCTCGTCGACCGACGCGGCCACGCTGGTCGCCGCCGTCCGGGCCGCGGCCGAGGGGCGCACGACGCTCGACCCCGCGCTGCTCGACCGGGTCGCGCCGCGCGCCGGCTCGGCCGTCTCGCGGCTCACCGACCGGCAGTACGCCGTGCTGCGCCTCCTGGCGCAGGGCCTGTCCAACGCCGGGATCGGCGAGGCGCTGCGGATCACCGAGAAGTCGGTGCAGAACCACATCAACGGCATCTACGCGACGCTGGGCATCGACGCGGACCCGTCGCGCAACCCCCGGGTCACGGCCGCGCTGCGGCTGCTGGAGGAGACCGGCCCCGTCTCCTGA
- a CDS encoding glycoside hydrolase family 43 protein: protein MTAVANPVLPGCHPDPSVCRVGDDYYLVTSTFEYLPGLPVFRSRDLAHWEPVGHAVRRQLDLSGLPSSSGLYAPTIRHHDGLFWVVCTLVDQRADGAAADERRPGLGHFLVTAADPAGPWSEPAWLGGDGIDPSLFFDDDGRAWVLATRPAREPEWPGQTEVWLRELDPVARALVGPEHVIWTGAVRGAVWAEGPHLYRVGGEYLLVAAEGGTEVHHAVCVARADTVEGPYRGNPSNPVLTHRHLGRGVDVVAAGHADLVEAPDGSWWAVLLAMRTSGGYHYPLGRETFLVPVAWEDGWPVLAPGVGRIPPVVDVPAVPGWPGDRVVSGRQSGPVPPGDLRWTAVRALPEDVATPAGDGWHLPLRPATLADLDVPAYLGLRLEHPDADLAVRVAADLVEGEEVALAVRQSEKDHVLLAVTAGPAGARTARVRHVRGGAAERVLGEVALDGAADADLTLRLEARGPELRLLVAAGDDAPVLVATADARTLDSVATGGFLGLWAGVLATSAGRATTTVAHVRSVVYSPVR, encoded by the coding sequence GTGACGGCCGTCGCCAACCCGGTGCTCCCGGGCTGCCACCCGGACCCGTCGGTGTGCCGGGTGGGCGACGACTACTACCTGGTGACGTCGACCTTCGAGTACCTCCCCGGCCTGCCGGTGTTCCGCAGCCGCGACCTGGCGCACTGGGAGCCGGTCGGGCACGCGGTGCGGCGCCAGCTCGACCTGTCCGGGCTGCCGTCGTCGAGCGGGCTGTACGCGCCGACGATCCGGCACCACGACGGGCTGTTCTGGGTCGTCTGCACGCTCGTGGACCAGCGGGCCGACGGCGCGGCGGCCGACGAGCGGCGGCCCGGCCTCGGCCACTTCCTGGTGACCGCGGCCGACCCGGCCGGCCCGTGGTCCGAGCCCGCGTGGCTGGGCGGCGACGGCATCGACCCGTCGCTGTTCTTCGACGACGACGGGCGCGCCTGGGTGCTGGCCACCCGCCCCGCGCGGGAGCCGGAGTGGCCGGGCCAGACCGAGGTGTGGCTCCGGGAGCTCGACCCCGTGGCCCGCGCGCTGGTCGGCCCCGAGCACGTCATCTGGACCGGGGCGGTGCGCGGCGCGGTCTGGGCCGAGGGCCCGCACCTGTACCGGGTCGGCGGGGAGTACCTGCTGGTCGCCGCCGAGGGCGGGACCGAGGTGCACCACGCGGTGTGCGTCGCGCGCGCCGACACGGTCGAGGGCCCGTACCGGGGGAACCCGTCGAACCCGGTGCTCACCCACCGGCACCTGGGTCGGGGCGTCGACGTCGTGGCGGCCGGGCACGCCGACCTGGTCGAGGCGCCCGACGGGTCCTGGTGGGCGGTGCTGCTCGCGATGCGCACCTCCGGCGGGTACCACTACCCGCTCGGCCGGGAGACGTTCCTGGTGCCCGTGGCCTGGGAGGACGGCTGGCCCGTGCTCGCGCCCGGCGTGGGCCGGATCCCGCCGGTGGTCGACGTCCCGGCAGTCCCGGGCTGGCCGGGCGACCGGGTGGTCTCCGGCCGGCAGTCCGGGCCGGTGCCGCCCGGCGACCTCCGGTGGACGGCCGTGCGCGCGCTGCCCGAGGACGTCGCGACGCCGGCCGGCGACGGCTGGCACCTGCCCCTGCGCCCCGCGACCCTCGCCGACCTCGACGTGCCCGCCTACCTCGGGCTGCGGCTCGAGCACCCGGACGCCGACCTGGCGGTCCGGGTCGCGGCCGACCTCGTCGAGGGCGAGGAGGTGGCGCTCGCGGTCCGGCAGTCGGAGAAGGACCACGTGCTGCTCGCGGTGACGGCCGGTCCCGCGGGTGCGCGGACCGCGCGGGTGCGGCACGTGCGGGGCGGCGCCGCGGAGCGCGTGCTCGGCGAGGTCGCGCTCGACGGGGCGGCCGACGCCGACCTGACGCTCCGGCTGGAGGCCCGCGGGCCCGAGCTGCGGCTGCTGGTCGCCGCCGGGGACGACGCCCCGGTGCTCGTCGCCACCGCGGACGCCCGGACCCTCGACAGCGTCGCCACCGGCGGGTTCCTCGGGCTCTGGGCGGGCGTGCTCGCCACCAGCGCGGGCCGGGCGACGACGACCGTGGCGCACGTGCGGTCCGTGGTGTACTCGCCCGTGCGCTGA
- a CDS encoding sensor histidine kinase, whose protein sequence is MLSQRRLRTEVAERAQARLQIELALAALQHEEVRVRREVAEGLHGSMQQRLVLVVARLDALVAELGEAGDRRAVTAEDVALLREVREQIETVREADVRTTSRMLYPEQLEVGMVPAIRALLGRIPRSVNTRLGVSDEVRVVDDPADPRLTRSERLLAVRVVEEAISNALRHGQAEVVDVRVSLVGDALEVRVSDDGHGFGEDAGTPSGTARLADRLRLVGGDLRVTSVPGDGTQVVAHLPVESIRDAAL, encoded by the coding sequence ATGCTGTCCCAGCGCCGGCTGCGCACGGAGGTCGCCGAGCGCGCACAGGCGCGGCTGCAGATCGAGCTGGCGCTCGCCGCGCTGCAGCACGAGGAGGTGCGGGTCCGGCGCGAGGTCGCGGAGGGCCTGCACGGCAGCATGCAGCAGCGGCTGGTCCTGGTGGTCGCCCGGCTCGACGCGCTGGTCGCGGAGCTCGGGGAGGCGGGCGACCGGCGCGCGGTCACCGCCGAGGACGTCGCTCTGCTGCGCGAGGTCCGCGAGCAGATCGAGACCGTGCGCGAGGCCGACGTCCGCACCACCAGCCGGATGCTCTACCCCGAGCAGCTCGAGGTCGGCATGGTCCCCGCGATCCGCGCGCTGCTCGGGCGCATCCCCCGGAGCGTCAACACGCGGCTGGGCGTCTCGGACGAGGTGCGGGTCGTCGACGACCCCGCGGACCCGCGGCTGACCCGCAGCGAGCGGCTGCTGGCCGTCCGCGTCGTCGAGGAGGCGATCAGCAACGCGCTGCGGCACGGCCAGGCGGAGGTGGTCGACGTGCGCGTCTCGCTGGTCGGCGACGCGCTCGAGGTGCGGGTCTCCGACGACGGCCACGGCTTCGGCGAGGACGCGGGGACGCCGTCGGGGACCGCCCGGCTGGCCGACCGGCTGCGGCTGGTGGGCGGCGACCTCCGCGTCACCTCCGTGCCCGGCGACGGCACCCAGGTGGTCGCTCACCTTCCGGTGGAATCGATCCGGGACGCGGCGCTCTGA